Proteins from a single region of Crassaminicella profunda:
- a CDS encoding HD domain-containing phosphohydrolase: MRKALENAYKKIKKQEKLLDRLNKIGIHLSAEQNTDKLLEMIVEESMKITDSDGGSIYIKEEKEKEEYLRFKIARNYSKIFPFKQFLLPIDKKSISGFCALTGKSYNFRRVSDIPSTIGIKYNDSFDKKNNYKTINMLVIPMKNLKGETTGVLQLINKKKDYHIPLITKEDYKNHTLPFSEEEENTIASLASLAAILLERSKLYQEIKNLFETFIESMVATIDQRDPTTAGHSIRVAKYAAIFAKAVNQTTYGKYKNLYFSQKEIHQIYYAGLLHDIGKIGVKEAILLKRTKLSESELEILKYRFYYYKKELEYKKLSHIISEEEKQIFDEIDQYYIFICNLNTKGFITNDEIKILEKISSITFKDIDGKIKNLLNQSEYNQLTVKRGNLTKEQRVMMEYHPSYTYEILKSISWGKDLEKVPLIAAAHHEKLDGSGYPKGLKEDEILIPSKILAIVDIFEALTAKDRPYKKALPLDKTLKILQKEAKQHHLDKDLLEIFIHKKIYEEDIH, from the coding sequence ATGAGAAAAGCATTAGAGAATGCTTATAAAAAAATTAAAAAACAAGAAAAGTTATTAGATCGATTGAATAAAATTGGCATCCATCTTTCAGCAGAGCAAAATACAGATAAATTACTTGAAATGATTGTAGAAGAAAGTATGAAAATTACAGATAGCGATGGAGGAAGTATCTATATAAAAGAAGAAAAGGAAAAAGAAGAGTATCTACGATTTAAAATCGCTAGAAATTATTCGAAGATTTTTCCTTTTAAACAATTCCTCCTTCCTATTGACAAAAAAAGTATCTCTGGATTTTGTGCATTAACAGGAAAATCATATAATTTTCGAAGAGTTAGTGATATCCCTTCTACTATAGGAATCAAATACAATGATTCCTTTGATAAAAAAAACAACTATAAAACCATCAATATGCTAGTTATTCCCATGAAAAATCTAAAGGGTGAAACAACTGGTGTTCTACAACTTATCAACAAAAAAAAGGATTATCATATTCCTCTAATAACAAAAGAAGATTATAAAAATCACACCCTCCCCTTCTCAGAAGAAGAAGAAAATACTATTGCTTCGTTAGCTTCTTTAGCTGCTATTTTATTAGAAAGAAGTAAGCTTTATCAAGAAATAAAAAACCTGTTCGAAACCTTTATTGAAAGTATGGTAGCAACCATTGACCAAAGGGACCCTACTACTGCTGGTCACTCTATTCGTGTTGCTAAATACGCAGCTATATTTGCAAAAGCTGTTAATCAAACGACCTATGGAAAATATAAAAACCTCTATTTCTCTCAAAAGGAAATCCATCAAATATACTACGCTGGGCTTCTTCATGATATTGGAAAAATCGGAGTAAAAGAAGCTATCTTACTAAAAAGGACTAAATTATCTGAATCTGAATTAGAAATACTAAAATATAGGTTTTATTATTATAAAAAGGAGCTTGAATATAAAAAGCTTTCTCATATTATTTCAGAAGAAGAAAAACAAATTTTTGATGAAATAGATCAATACTATATATTCATCTGTAACCTAAATACGAAAGGTTTTATAACTAATGACGAAATAAAAATTCTCGAAAAAATATCCTCAATAACCTTTAAAGATATAGATGGAAAAATAAAAAATCTACTCAATCAATCAGAATATAATCAATTAACTGTTAAACGCGGAAACCTTACAAAAGAACAACGGGTAATGATGGAATATCATCCTTCTTATACCTATGAAATATTAAAGTCCATTTCTTGGGGAAAGGATTTAGAAAAGGTTCCTCTGATTGCAGCAGCTCATCATGAAAAATTAGATGGATCTGGTTATCCTAAGGGGTTAAAGGAAGATGAAATTCTTATTCCATCAAAAATACTAGCTATTGTAGATATTTTTGAAGCTCTAACAGCAAAAGACCGTCCTTATAAAAAAGCCTTACCCCTTGATAAAACACTCAAAATTCTTCAAAAAGAAGCAAAGCAACACCATTTAGATAAAGATCTTCTTGAAATATTCATTCATAAAAAAATATATGAAGAAGATATCCATTAA